GAGCGGGCATCCGGGTCATTACGGACGCTTCCCGAGCCTCCTTGACGACAATGCCACGGTTTGCCGGTTCCGGCGCCTGATATCCGTACAAAGGCTGGTACAGGCAGCGCTCCGGTCGTGACCGGGCGCCCGGACGGGGCCCGCGAGGCAGGCCGAGGGACGGGGCCGGGGGCCACAGAAAATACGCGCGAAGCACATCGGAGGGCGGTGCTCGGAGAGCGGGCGGGAGGTTCGTGCGAGGATCGGGGACCGTCAGCGAAGACTTATGGAAGGTTGATCGTGGCTGAGCAGCTCTACGCCACCCTGAAGACGAACCAGGGCGACATCGAGATTCGGCTTCTGCCGAACCATGCACCCAAGACCGTCAAGAACTTCGTCGAGCTCGCCAACGGCGAGCGGGAGTGGACCCACCCGCAGACCGGTAAGAAGTCCACGGACCGGCTCTACGACGGCACCGTCTTCCACCGGGTGATCAGCGGTTTCATGATCCAGGGCGGCGACCCGCTGGGCAACGGCACCGGCGGTCCCGGCTACGAGTTCGGGGACGAGTTCCACCCCGACCTGGCCTTCAACAAGCCGTACCTGCTGGCCATGGCCAACGCCGGCCCGGGCACCAACGGCTCGCAGTTCTTCATCACCGTCGCGCCGACCGCGTGGCTGACCGGCAAGCACACCATCTTCGGTGAGGTCAGCAACGAGGCGGGCAAGAAGGTCGTCGACGCGATCGCCGCCGCGCAGACCAACCCGCGCACCGACCGTCCGGTCCAGGACGTGGTGATCGAGTCGGTGGTCGTCGAGACCCGCTGAGCCGCGTCTTGTGCCCCGGAGCGGTCCGGGGAACCATTGCGCCCCGCCCGGTCGTACTCCGGGCGGGGCGGTGTGTTTGACGCGCCCCGGACACGGAAGAGGACGAGGGGACCGATGGACCAGGTGCCAGGCAGCCCGCAGGAGCCACAGGACGCGCGGGGCGACGGCCCGCAGGGCTGCTACCGCCACCCGGATCGCCCGACCGGCGTCCGCTGCACCCGCTGCGACCGGCCGATCTGCCCGGACTGCATGGTCAGCGCCTCGGTCGGATTCCAGTGCCACGAGTGCGTACGCGGCGGCAGCGGCACCGGCCACGCACCGCAGGCCACGGTGCCGCGCACGATAGCGGGCGGCACGATCGCGGCCGACCCGCGGCTGGTCACCAAGATCCTCCTGGGCCTCAACGTCGCAATGTTCCTCGCCGTACTGGCGACCGGCGACGAGCTGGTCGGCCGGCTCGATCTGCTGGGGCTCGCCTTCGACCCGAACCGCTACCAGCTGGTCGGTGTCGCCGAGGGCGAGTGGTACCGCCTGGTGACCGCGATGTTCCTGCACCAGCAGATCCCGCACATCGCGTTCAACATGCTCTCGCTGTGGTGGCTGGGCCCGCCCCTGGAGGCCGCGCTCGGCCGGCTGCGGTTCACTGCGCTCTACCTGATCTCCGGGCTGGGCGGCAGCGCCCTGTCGTACCTCCTGGCCGCGCAGAACCAGCCCTCGCTGGGCGCTTCCGGGG
The sequence above is a segment of the Streptomyces lydicus genome. Coding sequences within it:
- a CDS encoding peptidylprolyl isomerase, translated to MAEQLYATLKTNQGDIEIRLLPNHAPKTVKNFVELANGEREWTHPQTGKKSTDRLYDGTVFHRVISGFMIQGGDPLGNGTGGPGYEFGDEFHPDLAFNKPYLLAMANAGPGTNGSQFFITVAPTAWLTGKHTIFGEVSNEAGKKVVDAIAAAQTNPRTDRPVQDVVIESVVVETR
- a CDS encoding rhomboid family intramembrane serine protease codes for the protein MDQVPGSPQEPQDARGDGPQGCYRHPDRPTGVRCTRCDRPICPDCMVSASVGFQCHECVRGGSGTGHAPQATVPRTIAGGTIAADPRLVTKILLGLNVAMFLAVLATGDELVGRLDLLGLAFDPNRYQLVGVAEGEWYRLVTAMFLHQQIPHIAFNMLSLWWLGPPLEAALGRLRFTALYLISGLGGSALSYLLAAQNQPSLGASGAIFGLLGATAVLLRRLNYDMKPVLILLGLNLAFTFLWPNIAWQAHVGGLVVGAAVAFGMVHAPRDRRTAIHVATCVLALLAIGAVVWVRTLQLVG